In Streptomyces sp. NBC_00483, a single window of DNA contains:
- a CDS encoding transposase family protein → MLPQLAAVDIGSVLECGDTVVICARSRAEPAACTGCGQSSGWEHSRYVRHVEDEAVGGRPVRIDLSVRRLYCENAACRRPPSRSRSKG, encoded by the coding sequence ATGTTGCCGCAGCTGGCTGCTGTGGATATTGGTTCGGTCCTGGAGTGCGGGGACACAGTGGTGATCTGCGCACGGTCCCGGGCGGAACCGGCCGCGTGCACGGGCTGCGGCCAGTCCTCCGGCTGGGAACACAGCCGGTACGTGCGGCACGTCGAGGATGAGGCCGTCGGTGGCCGCCCGGTGCGGATCGATCTTTCGGTCCGGCGTCTGTACTGCGAGAACGCGGCCTGCCGAAGACCACCTTCGCGGAGCAGATCGAAGGGCTGA
- a CDS encoding CpaF family protein produces MRESVGRSLAGFAHTRTESGLPVQNTAERRSLARRLLGDELTAYNQTRLTSGRTVLDDGARERIERAVMEALFGLGPLEELLADEQVENIQINGADQVFVRYADGREERRGAVAASDAELVDLVRQIAARAGLEERRFDRGSPALNVALPDGSRMFAVMGVSHRVGLTIRKHRYKQVTMKDLVARLEVCDEAMADFLTAAVRDRKNIMIGGGTNVGKTTVARALISAIPPGERLVTIEDTFELGLHENLEAHPNVMALQAREANLEGQGAIDQADLVRCGLRMSPDRVIVGEVRGSEMVPMCNAMSQGNDGSLSTIHASTSAGVFTKLAAYAAQSPERLSLEATNLLIASALHFVVHLGWDRAGRRTIDSVREVVGADGGQVISNEIYRPGPDGRAVAGAPLRTETLDGLVNAGLDVALLRSERWRSAG; encoded by the coding sequence ATGCGGGAGTCGGTGGGTCGCTCCCTGGCCGGGTTCGCGCATACGCGCACGGAGTCCGGGCTGCCCGTGCAGAACACCGCCGAACGGCGCTCGCTGGCCCGGCGGCTCCTGGGCGACGAGCTGACCGCCTACAACCAGACCCGCCTCACCTCGGGGCGCACCGTACTGGATGACGGTGCGCGCGAGCGGATCGAACGCGCGGTGATGGAGGCGCTGTTCGGGCTGGGTCCGCTGGAGGAGCTGCTGGCCGACGAGCAGGTGGAGAACATTCAGATCAACGGCGCGGACCAGGTCTTCGTCCGCTACGCGGATGGCCGTGAGGAGCGGCGGGGCGCGGTGGCCGCCTCCGATGCGGAACTCGTCGACCTGGTGCGCCAGATCGCGGCCCGGGCGGGGCTGGAGGAGCGCCGTTTCGACCGGGGCTCCCCGGCGCTGAACGTGGCGCTGCCGGACGGCTCCCGCATGTTCGCGGTGATGGGTGTCTCGCACCGGGTGGGGCTGACGATCCGCAAGCACCGCTACAAGCAGGTCACCATGAAGGATCTGGTCGCCCGCCTTGAGGTGTGTGACGAGGCGATGGCCGACTTCCTGACGGCCGCCGTGCGGGACCGGAAGAACATCATGATCGGCGGTGGCACGAACGTCGGCAAGACCACCGTCGCCCGGGCGTTGATCTCCGCGATCCCGCCGGGGGAGCGTCTGGTCACCATCGAGGACACCTTCGAGCTCGGCCTGCACGAGAACCTGGAGGCTCACCCGAATGTGATGGCGCTGCAGGCCCGAGAGGCGAACCTGGAAGGTCAAGGCGCCATCGACCAGGCGGACTTGGTGCGCTGTGGGCTGCGCATGTCGCCGGACCGGGTCATCGTCGGCGAGGTCCGTGGCTCCGAGATGGTCCCGATGTGCAACGCGATGTCGCAGGGCAACGACGGATCTCTGTCCACCATCCACGCCTCCACCTCGGCGGGGGTGTTCACCAAGCTCGCCGCGTACGCGGCGCAGTCGCCCGAGCGGCTGTCGCTGGAGGCCACCAACCTGCTGATCGCCTCCGCGCTGCACTTCGTGGTGCACCTGGGCTGGGACCGCGCCGGCCGTCGCACGATCGACTCGGTGCGCGAGGTCGTCGGAGCAGATGGCGGCCAGGTCATCTCCAACGAGATCTACCGGCCGGGCCCCGACGGCCGCGCCGTGGCCGGCGCGCCGCTGCGTACCGAAACCCTGGACGGCCTGGTCAACGCGGGACTCGATGTCGCGCTGCTGCGCAGTGAGAGGTGGAGGAGCGCCGGATGA
- a CDS encoding type II secretion system F family protein, protein MTGILLGIGFGAFMALAVYGLHPPRPSLAQRVAALRQPLPVPLPSMARAGGRGGWAARAGRGAVPALTAIGLPGSSLGRDLRLAEVEAEHFLAEKAAAGLVGVIAPGAAMAALWALTGTGPGWQASAAGSLAVGAVLFFTPDLGVRATARRRRDELRHTLSVFLNLTVVALAGGAGVHQALGDAGASVHGWAAAQLRRALTAAEVSRTNVWHEIGELGRHSDVRELTELAATVSLAGSEGAKIRASLEAKASAMRTRRLTENDGAAQAATERMSLPVVVLFTAFLIFIGFPAMHKVLAGF, encoded by the coding sequence GTGACCGGCATCCTGCTCGGCATCGGCTTCGGCGCCTTCATGGCCCTGGCCGTCTACGGCCTGCATCCACCGCGGCCGTCCCTGGCACAGCGAGTGGCCGCGCTTCGCCAACCGCTGCCCGTACCCCTGCCGTCCATGGCCAGGGCGGGAGGACGGGGTGGCTGGGCGGCGCGCGCCGGACGCGGTGCCGTCCCCGCACTCACAGCGATCGGCCTGCCCGGCAGCTCCCTTGGACGGGATCTGCGGCTCGCGGAGGTGGAGGCGGAGCACTTCCTGGCGGAGAAGGCCGCGGCCGGACTCGTCGGCGTGATCGCGCCCGGAGCGGCGATGGCGGCCTTGTGGGCACTCACCGGGACGGGTCCCGGCTGGCAGGCTTCCGCCGCGGGATCTCTGGCGGTCGGCGCCGTGCTGTTCTTCACCCCGGACCTGGGCGTACGCGCGACCGCGCGGCGGCGCCGCGACGAACTGCGGCACACGCTGTCGGTCTTCCTCAACCTCACCGTCGTCGCCCTGGCCGGCGGCGCCGGAGTGCACCAGGCCCTGGGGGATGCCGGCGCCTCCGTGCACGGCTGGGCCGCCGCCCAACTGCGGCGCGCACTGACCGCCGCCGAGGTCTCCCGCACCAACGTCTGGCACGAGATCGGCGAACTCGGCCGCCACAGCGACGTACGCGAACTCACCGAACTCGCCGCGACGGTCTCCCTCGCGGGCAGTGAAGGAGCCAAGATCCGGGCCTCGTTGGAGGCGAAGGCGAGCGCGATGCGCACCCGCCGCCTCACCGAGAACGACGGCGCCGCACAGGCCGCGACGGAACGGATGTCACTGCCGGTCGTCGTCCTGTTCACCGCGTTTCTGATCTTCATCGGGTTCCCGGCGATGCACAAAGTCCTCGCCGGCTTCTGA
- a CDS encoding DUF6907 domain-containing protein, with protein MMHSAHEEKVPFSCPNWCASHNDEERRTGEEIDDILHMAKTADVLPDPDDARGTPSWDGFTVTLCAETNEDGSPRPGRLEIVIDQAHYYVKTPHAARRLEDDLESVLHAVRDWRGIMEVEQSLAH; from the coding sequence ATGATGCACAGTGCCCATGAAGAAAAGGTCCCTTTCAGCTGTCCCAACTGGTGCGCGTCCCACAATGACGAGGAGAGGCGTACCGGCGAGGAGATCGACGACATCCTCCACATGGCGAAGACCGCCGATGTGCTGCCCGACCCGGACGATGCCCGCGGCACTCCGTCGTGGGACGGCTTCACGGTCACCCTCTGCGCCGAGACCAACGAGGACGGTTCTCCGCGCCCAGGCCGGCTTGAGATCGTCATCGACCAGGCTCACTACTACGTCAAAACACCTCACGCTGCCCGTAGGCTCGAAGACGACCTGGAGTCCGTGCTGCATGCCGTGCGGGACTGGCGCGGAATCATGGAAGTCGAGCAGTCACTGGCGCACTGA
- a CDS encoding ISL3 family transposase, producing the protein MPKTTFAEQIEGLTLRYQRRTPGLQLIVAAVATALAGKAGSRLLLHLHHALSWASLLARLMKCPDPPTSTLRVVAVDDFALRRGRRYATLVIDAESRLPVDAFNTSDAEPTADWLRAQPGIEVACRDGSASYRTAMTAGAPQAVQASDRFHLWQNLGRKIYEVVTIHRDCLPEPDDETTAPRTPGGLMAKRTRRNHTTVHALLTEGMALRAIARHMDLDRNVVRRHARAATWQEVVPVWPRRVGIIGPYQGHLHRRWAEGEHNIAALAREITARGFHGSEGTVRLYLTSHREALDAGLPPPAPARSAFEVTRLLTTRPERLGEDQQVFVKHLLERCPELRVLHGLIGAFREVFDKKRAALMDRWITSARQSGLAPLVRFTVSLQDDFDAVHAAVTLPYNSGVAEGRITDLKMIKRQMAGRAGIPLLRKRVILVAHSRRTPHRTTPDDPWAINGYENLV; encoded by the coding sequence CTGCCGAAGACCACCTTCGCGGAGCAGATCGAAGGGCTGACCCTGCGCTATCAACGCCGTACTCCGGGACTTCAGTTGATCGTCGCGGCCGTGGCGACAGCGCTGGCGGGCAAGGCCGGCTCGCGGCTGCTGCTCCACCTGCACCACGCCCTGAGCTGGGCGTCCCTGCTCGCCCGTCTGATGAAGTGCCCTGACCCGCCGACTTCGACGTTGCGGGTGGTCGCCGTGGACGACTTCGCGCTACGGCGCGGTCGCCGCTACGCCACCCTCGTGATCGACGCGGAATCCCGTCTACCCGTCGACGCCTTCAACACCAGCGATGCCGAACCCACCGCCGACTGGCTGCGCGCCCAGCCAGGCATCGAGGTGGCCTGCCGCGACGGCTCGGCCTCCTACCGCACCGCGATGACGGCCGGTGCACCGCAGGCTGTCCAGGCCAGCGACCGATTCCACCTGTGGCAGAACCTCGGGCGCAAGATCTACGAGGTGGTCACCATCCACCGTGACTGCCTGCCCGAACCCGACGACGAGACCACCGCACCGCGGACCCCCGGCGGCCTCATGGCCAAGCGCACCCGCCGAAATCACACCACCGTCCACGCCCTGCTCACCGAAGGGATGGCGCTACGCGCGATCGCTCGGCACATGGACTTGGACCGCAACGTCGTACGACGCCATGCCCGCGCCGCCACCTGGCAGGAGGTCGTCCCTGTCTGGCCTCGCCGTGTCGGCATTATCGGCCCCTACCAGGGGCACCTGCACCGCAGGTGGGCCGAGGGAGAACACAACATCGCGGCTCTCGCCCGCGAGATCACCGCACGTGGCTTCCACGGCAGCGAAGGAACCGTCCGCCTCTACCTCACGTCCCACCGCGAGGCCTTGGACGCAGGCCTGCCTCCACCCGCCCCCGCCCGCAGCGCGTTCGAGGTGACCCGGCTGCTGACCACACGCCCCGAGCGCCTGGGCGAGGACCAGCAGGTCTTCGTCAAGCACCTGCTGGAACGCTGCCCCGAACTGCGCGTCCTCCACGGCCTCATCGGTGCCTTCCGTGAGGTCTTCGACAAGAAGCGCGCCGCGCTCATGGACCGCTGGATTACCAGCGCCCGCCAGAGCGGCCTCGCCCCGCTCGTCCGCTTCACCGTCAGTCTGCAGGACGACTTCGACGCGGTGCACGCCGCCGTGACTCTTCCCTACAACTCGGGCGTCGCGGAGGGCAGAATCACGGACCTGAAAATGATCAAGCGTCAGATGGCAGGACGCGCGGGCATCCCGTTGCTCCGCAAGCGCGTGATCCTCGTCGCCCACTCACGACGCACCCCGCACCGCACCACTCCGGACGACCCCTGGGCGATCAACGGCTACGAAAATCTTGTATGA
- a CDS encoding SAF domain-containing protein — protein MAVAVAGMLACGAVFAWILSTSGERAAVLSVVRPVAAGEVIRADDLGVVRLGFDDASQVVPAGQRGAVVGRRAVLPLAAGTLLGPGQAGRAAAFPPSGKAQIVVAVEAEMLPDGLSAGQRVALVPGVPPGGRVAEEEEKQAADPLVGVVNAVSRPQAASDKGAVTVLVDSAAVRDAARITDPRIAVLGPAVTEVP, from the coding sequence GTGGCGGTCGCGGTGGCCGGGATGCTGGCGTGCGGGGCGGTGTTTGCGTGGATTCTCTCCACGTCGGGCGAGCGGGCTGCGGTGTTGTCTGTGGTGCGGCCGGTGGCGGCGGGTGAGGTGATTCGGGCGGACGATCTGGGGGTGGTCCGGCTGGGGTTCGATGACGCCTCGCAGGTGGTTCCGGCAGGACAGCGGGGCGCGGTGGTGGGGCGGCGGGCGGTGCTTCCGCTGGCGGCCGGGACGTTGCTGGGGCCGGGGCAGGCGGGGCGTGCGGCGGCGTTTCCGCCGAGTGGCAAGGCGCAGATCGTGGTGGCGGTGGAGGCGGAGATGCTTCCCGACGGGTTGAGTGCCGGGCAGCGGGTCGCGCTGGTACCGGGAGTGCCGCCTGGTGGCCGCGTCGCGGAAGAGGAGGAGAAGCAGGCGGCGGACCCGCTGGTGGGGGTGGTGAACGCGGTCAGTCGCCCGCAGGCGGCCTCGGACAAGGGGGCGGTCACGGTGCTGGTGGATTCGGCGGCGGTGCGGGACGCGGCGCGGATCACCGATCCGCGGATCGCGGTGCTCGGTCCTGCCGTGACGGAGGTGCCGTGA
- a CDS encoding NucA/NucB deoxyribonuclease domain-containing protein, with amino-acid sequence MRRIATVLLALLVPVAGLSAAPVAAAAPDPVKYEMTAVPYASVPEPETGESRRSVAAPNAANLEGPTAADFAECRADAHLANGVGLDRFRGCIGYAFQISKYKIIDGVPVPVGNVKFRQVLLVVGDAKARSAMVYSDLADFVVTGDIEPELPVTSGVNSPGGAPGCSVTTPATTRTLAQWELSTTPAAQWAVTSATGSGQTRDDITYCGYTANWSSPGDSASGGATLNVRYDSADYFQGAPGGATFPIYTVPCLEYSSATGSPVKGVADHINLAFASPGSTLPAKTGKTIPGKCGSTSYLHRLYSKWDATADGQYKNNRNTTARECKKLPPPNADEQCDEFPFAATWEGSGAGNGNYSLKYVPGTDNSKAGAALAAFYKAQRVLHTDAFQVRIT; translated from the coding sequence TTGAGACGCATAGCAACCGTCTTACTGGCATTGCTGGTTCCTGTCGCCGGGCTCTCTGCCGCGCCAGTGGCTGCGGCCGCGCCTGACCCGGTGAAGTACGAGATGACGGCAGTTCCCTACGCCTCGGTGCCGGAGCCCGAGACCGGGGAGTCCCGGAGGTCTGTCGCCGCGCCGAACGCCGCGAATCTGGAGGGGCCGACCGCGGCCGACTTCGCCGAGTGCCGCGCAGACGCTCACTTGGCCAATGGTGTGGGTCTGGACCGGTTCCGGGGGTGCATCGGCTACGCCTTCCAGATCTCGAAGTACAAGATCATCGATGGGGTGCCCGTTCCGGTTGGGAACGTCAAGTTTCGACAGGTCCTGCTCGTCGTAGGCGACGCGAAGGCACGGTCGGCCATGGTGTACAGCGACTTGGCCGACTTCGTGGTCACCGGCGACATCGAACCAGAGCTTCCCGTCACCTCGGGTGTGAACTCTCCCGGAGGCGCACCCGGATGCAGCGTGACCACGCCGGCCACGACCAGGACCCTGGCGCAGTGGGAGCTGTCCACGACGCCTGCAGCCCAGTGGGCAGTGACATCTGCGACCGGTAGCGGGCAGACGCGAGACGACATCACCTACTGTGGATACACCGCCAACTGGAGCTCCCCGGGCGATTCCGCAAGTGGCGGCGCCACGCTGAACGTCCGCTATGACTCCGCCGACTACTTCCAAGGCGCCCCGGGCGGAGCCACGTTCCCGATCTATACCGTCCCCTGCCTGGAATACAGCTCTGCGACCGGGAGCCCCGTCAAGGGCGTGGCCGACCACATCAACCTCGCCTTCGCCTCCCCGGGGTCGACACTCCCGGCCAAGACAGGCAAGACGATCCCCGGTAAGTGCGGATCTACCAGCTACCTTCACCGGCTGTACTCGAAGTGGGACGCCACGGCGGACGGCCAGTACAAGAACAACCGCAACACCACGGCCCGTGAATGCAAGAAGCTGCCACCGCCCAACGCGGACGAACAGTGCGACGAATTCCCCTTCGCCGCAACCTGGGAAGGAAGCGGTGCGGGAAACGGCAACTACTCCTTGAAGTACGTGCCGGGTACTGACAACTCCAAGGCCGGAGCAGCCCTGGCAGCGTTCTACAAGGCGCAGAGAGTCCTGCACACCGACGCGTTCCAGGTTCGCATCACCTGA
- a CDS encoding ATP-binding protein, protein MNGKPPLPRRVGRRPVTVCQWTDHTPNVTALARTALRQVLLPLKFGEEQVDDVVLAVSELVANATEHAPGPYALRLRRTSGEYVCEVEDTDLHMPQLPVFPAAAPFGPVPDARGGGIDALLAVLGERGRGLHIVDELTRGAWGFTARGAVKVAWAAFPCPVPRIWSRCP, encoded by the coding sequence ATGAACGGCAAGCCACCGCTGCCGCGCCGCGTGGGACGCCGACCGGTGACCGTATGCCAGTGGACCGACCACACTCCCAACGTCACTGCCCTGGCCCGGACTGCCCTTCGACAAGTTCTGTTGCCGCTGAAGTTCGGCGAGGAGCAGGTTGACGATGTCGTGCTCGCCGTCTCCGAACTCGTCGCCAATGCCACCGAACACGCGCCGGGGCCCTACGCCCTCCGGCTGCGCCGTACGAGCGGCGAGTACGTCTGTGAGGTCGAGGACACGGACCTGCACATGCCCCAGTTGCCTGTCTTCCCTGCTGCCGCGCCCTTCGGGCCCGTTCCCGACGCGCGGGGCGGCGGCATCGATGCGCTGCTGGCGGTGCTCGGCGAACGCGGGCGGGGGCTACACATCGTCGATGAACTGACCCGTGGGGCCTGGGGCTTCACCGCGCGGGGAGCGGTGAAGGTGGCGTGGGCGGCCTTTCCCTGTCCAGTGCCGCGCATTTGGTCGCGGTGTCCGTAG
- the cutA gene encoding divalent-cation tolerance protein CutA — protein MMNYLQVATATATQDEAVVLVKAVVSSRLAAGAQVIGPVVSAFWHNGEFGTGEEYRVLFKTRADRYSELEEFVLAHHPWERPELNAVVFAESSEDFRGWVDKNLG, from the coding sequence ATGATGAACTATCTTCAGGTCGCCACCGCAACGGCTACCCAGGATGAGGCAGTTGTCCTCGTCAAGGCCGTCGTCAGCAGTCGGCTTGCCGCGGGCGCGCAGGTTATCGGCCCGGTCGTCTCCGCGTTCTGGCACAACGGGGAGTTCGGCACCGGCGAGGAGTACCGAGTCCTCTTCAAGACGCGCGCTGATCGGTACTCCGAACTGGAGGAGTTCGTGCTTGCGCATCACCCGTGGGAGCGGCCCGAGTTGAACGCGGTTGTCTTCGCCGAATCGTCGGAGGACTTTCGGGGCTGGGTCGACAAGAACCTCGGTTAG
- a CDS encoding type II secretion system F family protein, with protein MMTTRMLWGLALGIGFACSMGLFAYGLRAPAARSTASWRGRLPASLSGRRLLFAGAGALAVALLTGWPVGGLLALVGALTLPRLLGGDRQAGARTEVLEALATWAEMLRDTLSAAAGLEQAILATVPVAPPALKEPAEAMAARINDGQSLGDALRAFADDIDDPVADMVVAALAMAAERQARQLAPLLGTLALATREQVTMRLRTEAGRTRVRTSVRVITVTTLGMAGGLVVFNRPYLQPYGTTVGQLVLAVIGTLFGLGLWWLAKTAALPQEPRVLKAATAAGTGGEVNGR; from the coding sequence ATGATGACGACACGAATGCTGTGGGGCCTGGCTCTGGGCATCGGATTCGCCTGCTCCATGGGCCTGTTCGCCTACGGACTGCGCGCACCGGCCGCGCGGAGCACCGCATCATGGCGCGGGCGGCTTCCGGCCTCGCTGAGCGGGCGCCGGCTGCTGTTCGCCGGCGCGGGCGCACTCGCCGTCGCCCTGCTCACCGGCTGGCCGGTCGGCGGACTGCTCGCCCTGGTCGGGGCGTTGACGCTGCCGCGGCTGCTGGGCGGGGACAGGCAGGCAGGAGCCCGCACCGAGGTACTGGAGGCCCTGGCCACCTGGGCGGAGATGCTGCGCGACACCCTGTCGGCCGCGGCCGGCCTGGAGCAGGCGATCCTCGCCACCGTGCCCGTCGCCCCACCCGCACTGAAGGAACCGGCCGAGGCGATGGCAGCGCGGATCAACGACGGGCAGTCGCTCGGGGACGCGCTGCGCGCCTTCGCCGACGACATCGATGACCCGGTCGCCGACATGGTCGTCGCGGCCCTGGCCATGGCCGCCGAACGCCAGGCACGCCAACTCGCGCCGCTGCTCGGTACGTTGGCACTCGCGACACGGGAACAGGTGACCATGCGGCTGCGGACCGAAGCCGGCCGGACCCGGGTACGTACCTCGGTACGCGTCATCACCGTCACCACCCTCGGCATGGCGGGCGGCCTGGTCGTCTTCAACCGGCCCTACCTGCAGCCGTACGGAACGACCGTGGGGCAGCTGGTGCTCGCCGTGATCGGGACGCTGTTCGGCCTGGGCCTGTGGTGGCTGGCGAAGACCGCGGCACTGCCGCAGGAACCGCGAGTCCTCAAAGCCGCCACCGCGGCCGGAACGGGCGGGGAGGTGAACGGCCGGTGA
- a CDS encoding MinD/ParA family ATP-binding protein, giving the protein MRRLVAVGSLSGAPGVTALTLSLAAAWPTAQGGAQPVVVEADVSGGDLATRFGLPENEGLLMLAAGARRDSVGKELEACVLQAPGGLRVVVAPSGAEQAASCVAEIASCLHALRGGETDEGVVLLDLGRLTEGPSRHLARAADRLVIVCRGRAEPLVHVAVRGEWLAEVPAELVVMGPCSYPQVEIAEALKVRRERVHLLGWDARVAAALDGRGRVGRRRWRRSPLTAGARALAARLVGADEGVAGKVGGELAQLAGRAWPSTASAVREER; this is encoded by the coding sequence ATGCGCAGACTCGTCGCGGTGGGGTCACTGAGCGGGGCGCCGGGGGTGACGGCATTGACACTGTCGCTGGCCGCCGCGTGGCCGACAGCGCAGGGAGGGGCGCAGCCGGTGGTGGTCGAGGCCGACGTGTCGGGTGGTGATCTCGCGACACGGTTCGGACTTCCTGAGAATGAGGGCTTGTTGATGCTCGCGGCCGGGGCGCGGCGGGACTCGGTCGGCAAGGAGTTGGAGGCCTGCGTGCTTCAGGCGCCCGGCGGGCTGCGGGTGGTGGTGGCGCCGTCGGGTGCGGAGCAGGCCGCGTCGTGTGTCGCGGAGATCGCCTCGTGCCTGCATGCGCTGCGGGGCGGTGAGACGGACGAAGGCGTGGTGCTGCTCGATCTGGGGCGGCTGACGGAGGGGCCCTCGCGTCACCTGGCGCGGGCCGCGGACCGGCTGGTGATCGTGTGCCGGGGGCGGGCCGAACCGCTGGTGCATGTCGCGGTGCGCGGGGAGTGGCTGGCCGAAGTCCCTGCGGAGCTGGTCGTGATGGGCCCCTGTTCGTACCCCCAGGTGGAGATCGCCGAGGCGTTGAAGGTGCGTCGTGAGCGGGTGCATCTGCTGGGCTGGGACGCGCGGGTGGCAGCTGCCCTGGACGGACGGGGGCGGGTGGGGCGCAGACGGTGGCGGCGCTCGCCGCTGACCGCCGGGGCGCGCGCACTGGCGGCGCGCCTGGTGGGCGCGGACGAGGGCGTGGCGGGGAAGGTCGGGGGTGAGCTGGCGCAGCTCGCCGGCCGTGCCTGGCCCAGCACTGCGTCGGCTGTGAGGGAGGAGCGGTGA